DNA sequence from the Malus sylvestris chromosome 10, drMalSylv7.2, whole genome shotgun sequence genome:
ACACAAACTTACAATGACAATCAATGGCGAACCATACATGAAAATTAGTGAAGCAATACTCAAGTATCCGACGAATAATTGCCTTCCATTGTAGTCGAAACAACTTAAGCTGACAAAGACAATGGATGCAAATATAACAAAAACTGCAATTAACAATGCCAACATCCTTATCTGCGATAAACATTTTAAAGAACAACACATAGTCAGCAATGCAGAGTTGTAAAAGGCATTTTAATAAGAAGAGACAGGTGATTACCTTAACCGCTCTTTCGGCGTAAGAAATGAAAATGCTCAAGTAGACTAACTGGAAAACAGTCCCAACTGAATTGACTGTAGCCACCAGTATAATGCCACTCTTCACTATAGGCATTCCATACCAACAACATATCAAGCAATTCAAAAGGCCATATATGTAAGGCATTCCAGAAAACTGTTCTGTTGACCTGTTTCTGATAATTCTGTTAAATGTTGACCTGCAATTAGAACATCAAAGATTCAACAATTAGTGGGGAAGTGTACAAT
Encoded proteins:
- the LOC126586010 gene encoding bidirectional sugar transporter SWEET2a-like, producing the protein MLSTELSSVYQTFTDAAGVLGNLFAFGLYLSPMSTFNRIIRNRSTEQFSGMPYIYGLLNCLICCWYGMPIVKSGIILVATVNSVGTVFQLVYLSIFISYAERAVKIRMLALLIAVFVIFASIVFVSLSCFDYNGRQLFVGYLSIASLIFMYGSPLIVINLVIKTKSVEFMPFNLSFATFLVSFSFTTYGVFKMDPFLYMPNGIGTLLAFVQLILYCHYNNSSKEDTDEEEEPLIAEYP